From the genome of Pungitius pungitius chromosome 21, fPunPun2.1, whole genome shotgun sequence, one region includes:
- the mettl9 gene encoding methyltransferase-like protein 9 isoform X2 — protein MWTGKYVRSPLARSLFMNMASESEVAAIETQEWYQCGRDLLGESVRPLFVQSQLDADTKAFLKGSVEKSGWLFTQLYHSLVSTVLSPLVSRTSINGFLGRGSMFVFSAEQFQRLLRIDPEWRADRLLDLGAGDGGVTEVMGVHFREVYATEVSPPMKWLLQRKNYKLLGINEWPQTSFQYDVISCLNLLDRCDDPLRLLRDIRLSLVPGTGRLVLAAVLPFQPYVEVGGKWQRPKEHVKVKGKTWEEQVTNLSNEVFRRAGFEVEAVTRLPYLCEGDMYNDYYVLDDAVFVLKASGESVTSP, from the exons ATGTGGACCGGGAAGTACGTCCGCAGCCCGCTCGCCCGCTCCCTCTTCATGAACATGGCGAGCGAGAGCGAAGTGGCCGCCATTGAAACGCAAGAG TGGTACCAGTGCGGACGGGACCTGCTCGGAGAATCGGTGCGACCCCTCTTTGTCCAAAGCCAACTGGACGCCGACACCAAAGCTTTCCTCAAGGGCAGCGTAGAGAAGTCTGGCTGGCTGTTCACTCAGCTCTATCACTCGCTCGTATCCACGGTTCTCAGCCCACTGGTGTCACGCACCTCCATTAACGg gTTTCTGGGTCGCGGctccatgtttgtgttttccgCGGAGCAATTCCAGCGGCTGCTCCGGATTGACCCGGAGTGGAGGGCCGACAGGCTCCTGGACCTCGGGGCCGGAGACGGAGGGGTCACCGAGGTGATGGGGGTCCATTTCAGGGAGGTCTATGCAACAGAGGTCTCGCCCCCCATGAAATGGCTTCTCCAGAGGAAGAATTACAA ACTGCTCGGAATCAACGAGTGGCCCCAGACCAGTTTCCAGTATGATGTCATCAGCTGTCTGAACCTGCTGGACCGCTGCGACGACCCTCTGCGCCTCCTGCGGGACATCCGGCTGTCGCTGGTTCCCGGCACGGGGAGACTGGTCCTGGCCGCGGTGCTCCCCTTCCAGCCTTACGTGGAAGTCG GAGGAAAATGGCAGCGTCCCAAAGAACACGTTAAAGTAAAAGGGAAAACGTGGGAGGAGCAGGTAACCAACTTGTCCAATGAGGTTTTCCGGAGGGCGGGCTTCGAGGTGGAGGCCGTGACCCGGCTGCCATACCTCTGTGAGGGGGACATGTACAATGATTACTACGTTCTCGACGATGCAGTTTTTGTTCTCAAAGCCTCAGGGGAGAGCGTGACGTCTCCTTGA
- the mettl9 gene encoding methyltransferase-like protein 9 isoform X1 has protein sequence MCHLQLRTLVFVAWLLGYVAFLVSVRKMWTGKYVRSPLARSLFMNMASESEVAAIETQEWYQCGRDLLGESVRPLFVQSQLDADTKAFLKGSVEKSGWLFTQLYHSLVSTVLSPLVSRTSINGFLGRGSMFVFSAEQFQRLLRIDPEWRADRLLDLGAGDGGVTEVMGVHFREVYATEVSPPMKWLLQRKNYKLLGINEWPQTSFQYDVISCLNLLDRCDDPLRLLRDIRLSLVPGTGRLVLAAVLPFQPYVEVGGKWQRPKEHVKVKGKTWEEQVTNLSNEVFRRAGFEVEAVTRLPYLCEGDMYNDYYVLDDAVFVLKASGESVTSP, from the exons ATGTGTCATCTACAGCTGAGGACACTGGTTTTTGTAGCGTGGCTGCTGGGTTACGTCGCCTTCCTGGTCTCCGTCAGGAAGATGTGGACCGGGAAGTACGTCCGCAGCCCGCTCGCCCGCTCCCTCTTCATGAACATGGCGAGCGAGAGCGAAGTGGCCGCCATTGAAACGCAAGAG TGGTACCAGTGCGGACGGGACCTGCTCGGAGAATCGGTGCGACCCCTCTTTGTCCAAAGCCAACTGGACGCCGACACCAAAGCTTTCCTCAAGGGCAGCGTAGAGAAGTCTGGCTGGCTGTTCACTCAGCTCTATCACTCGCTCGTATCCACGGTTCTCAGCCCACTGGTGTCACGCACCTCCATTAACGg gTTTCTGGGTCGCGGctccatgtttgtgttttccgCGGAGCAATTCCAGCGGCTGCTCCGGATTGACCCGGAGTGGAGGGCCGACAGGCTCCTGGACCTCGGGGCCGGAGACGGAGGGGTCACCGAGGTGATGGGGGTCCATTTCAGGGAGGTCTATGCAACAGAGGTCTCGCCCCCCATGAAATGGCTTCTCCAGAGGAAGAATTACAA ACTGCTCGGAATCAACGAGTGGCCCCAGACCAGTTTCCAGTATGATGTCATCAGCTGTCTGAACCTGCTGGACCGCTGCGACGACCCTCTGCGCCTCCTGCGGGACATCCGGCTGTCGCTGGTTCCCGGCACGGGGAGACTGGTCCTGGCCGCGGTGCTCCCCTTCCAGCCTTACGTGGAAGTCG GAGGAAAATGGCAGCGTCCCAAAGAACACGTTAAAGTAAAAGGGAAAACGTGGGAGGAGCAGGTAACCAACTTGTCCAATGAGGTTTTCCGGAGGGCGGGCTTCGAGGTGGAGGCCGTGACCCGGCTGCCATACCTCTGTGAGGGGGACATGTACAATGATTACTACGTTCTCGACGATGCAGTTTTTGTTCTCAAAGCCTCAGGGGAGAGCGTGACGTCTCCTTGA